The sequence GCTCTCCAATCGTCCCAATGACTCCTTCCATCGCAAACAGCACGCATCTACaagcagagagggaaagaaaaaatgccTGCATTCTCCGTGGGAGAGGGCGTTCAATGGGACCACACCGCTCGTGTTGTTTAGACAGAATAATGCATTTGTTTGGGTGCTTTTAAATGTCTGccatcttgtattttttttaaggtgggGAGCCACAAAAAAGTAAATTGAGAAAATATGTGGCAAAATCCCACCAGCCAACTAGCGCCAGCAAATTGATATTTTGTAAGAGGAACACAGGCTCACGGTGTCCTTCCAAAATATTAGTTGTAATTGTCAAATGTCAGAACTCCAGAAAGTTGGCATCAATTTGAGCAAATGAATATGCTCTCTCAGGTGTCTTTCCCTAATACTTTGCCAGCAAGGAGGATGCACAGTGTAAAACACTTGCCCGTCAGGTGGCAAATTCTATCTTGTATTAATTTGCATTGGTTGCCTGAATGTGGTCAGCTTGCTTTTCACATAATTTATCAGTCATTCATAACATTTTTCCAGGGAATTTTCTGTTCCTgtgattttcccatttttctactAGATTGTCcatcttttgcttattaatttgaATTGGCTCTTAATAAAGTTAAACAATGAGCTCTTTGCTATGATATATATCGGAAATATTTTGCAAGTGtgtcacttgtctttttttttttttttttttttggtgaggaagattggccctgagctaacatctctgcccatcttcctctattttgtatgtgagacaccaccgcagtgtaggtctatgcctgggatctgaacccatgaaccccaagctgctgaagcatagtgtgcaaacttaaccaccatgccaccaggctggcccttgtctttttctttatagtaCCATTTGCCGCAggaggatttttaatttttatgttgacAATGAATTAGTTCTCCTCCTCATTTTGGACTCCAGGTTTTGAATTCTGCTTAGAAAGGCCTTTCTCACACCAGAATGATGGATGAACtcacctctattttcttctacaactggcataactttattttttatatttttctctttgatctatttggaatttatcttttttaaggaaatccagctcctttctcccttctgccACAACACCATCTGTTCAGgcatctctctcttcccactgATTTGCAAAACCACCAGacaaaatttcccaaatctatgtgtctatttctggatctgcccttctgttctgttctgttcttgTGGATTCGCAACATATTTTTATCATATCTTTTAATAACCCACACGGCCCATCCTCTTTCCTGGTCTGTGTCTAGAATTTTCTTGGCTACTCCCACCTATGAGAATGTTAAGCCATTCCCCCCGCCATCACGGGAAATGCTCAAATTAAACAGATTTTCAGGCTCGAAAGAATAGCGGTAGATTTTTATTTCGGTGCTGAATCTTTAACACTGTCTAACAACTGCTCACATTCTTTCCCACAAACCGAGGGTATTAGGAGAACACCTCAGACGGACAATAAGCACAAAAGTCATCTCTAACGCCAGATTCCGCCGGCAAAATTTGTTCCGGGTTCACCCTAACGATCAGAGTGAAACTGGAGCAGACAGCGGCAGGCGGGCTGCAGAGTTTCTGCCGTGGGCTCCAGCTGCCCGGCTTCCACGGTTCTGCAGAAGGGCGCGTGCTTAGGCTGGGGTTTTAAAATCAAGGCAGCCCAGTGGAAAACAGTTCCTCAGAACATGAAAAATagaatcaccatatgatccagcaattccacatcaGGGTAAtcacccaagagaattgaaagcaggaactcaaagagatatttgtacccccatgttcatacaGCACTATTtgcaacagccaaaaggtggaagcaacccaggtgcccattgatggatgaacggataaacaaaatgtggtgcgcacgtgcaatggaatattactaagccctgaaaaggaaagaaattctggcaCATGCGACCACAGagaggaaccttgaggacgttatccTAAGAGAAccagtcagtcacaaaaggacagacGCTGCATGAGCCCACTCACAGGAGGGACCTAGAGTAGTTAAatgtatagagacagaaaggagagtggcggttgccaggggctgggaggagaggagaatgaggcATGATTTCTCTGGTTTAGGGttttagttttacaagatgaagagttctgtgGAGGGGGCTGGTGGttgcacgacaatgtgaatgtacataataccactgaattgtacacttaaaaatggttaagatggtcagttttatgctatgtgtattttactgcaattaaaaaagaaatcaggggctggcccggtggtgcagcggttaagttcacatgttctgctttggtggcccggggttccccggtttggatcccgggtgcggacatgccaccgctcatcaggccatgctgtggcaggcgtcccatgtataaagtagaggaagatgaacatggatgttagctcagggccagtcttcctcagcaaaaagaggaggattggcagcagatgttagctcagggctaatcttcctcaggaaaaaaaataaataaataaaaaagaaatcagggtATTACAAAGCTACTTATTTACTAATCTGTGGCATATTTAACACAATATCAAATACACGTTCACAATTGGAAGCAGAATCTATTCCAACCCTCTAGAAACTTTAGCCAACGTGCTTAGGTTATAGAAGGCAAAcattgaggaggaaaaaaaaacggCCTTTAAACCCACCTCTCAGATAACAGCTCTACTGAaattttacagaaggaaaaactTCACGTGCGTGGTTAAAAATGCGAAAGGTACAAAAAAGGagtaaagtaaaaaatgaaataaattcttcTCTTGCCCCACCTCCTTGTCCCTCCCCCCAAAGCCGGCCCTGTGTAGAAcacttatttttctcctcctgGTTCTAGTGCTCGTCATAAGAGCTTTGACAGACTCCACACGCTGACTCCTGACTGCAGACTGTGTCTGCCGCCTTGGAGGGGCTCTGTGATGTTGATACATAAtaagccccattttacagacaaagaaagtgAGCCCAAGGGACTTGTCGAGGTCACACAGTCAGAGAGTGCAGCTGGGAGTCAAACTCAAGCAGGTTGACACCACTACCCTGggcttctcctcccctccaggcCCTCTCCTGGGCACGCCCTTTAGGGTCCCTCCAAGCCTCCACGCTCTGGCTGCAAAGTGTCAGGAGTAACGGCTTCAGCTATGTTTGCATCCAGCTTCTCAAAGAAAAGCCTCTGGAATCTGGAATCCCTGCCACTCTAAGCTCTGTTCTCTCTGCATTGGTTTCATTCCAGGCCAGCCTCTCAGGGTGACAAAGGGCGCTGCCAGGAGGGTAAAGCTGTTTGTGCTCTTTTTTGTAGTTTCATTAATCAGGACTATTTCAGGTGTGAAATAAGCTAATTCAGATTGCTGAAGAGGtggggggaagaaagaaaggaaaaaatatttgttgattcatGTAACCAAAAAGTCCAAGAGTTttggcttcaggcatggctggatccaggttcTCATATTAATATAAATGATATTCTCGTTCTCTCTTCTGGCTCTGTTTTCCTCCATATTGCCTTGGATTCTGAAAGCCTACCCTCTCTGACCTCCTCTATTTTCCCTCCTGCTTACTCTGCTCCGGCTACACTGGCCTCCCACACACCAGAAatactcctgcctcagggcctttgcacttctaGCCCATGTGGAGGCAAGATGGCCTCCATCggcatgaagcttacattctactaGTACAGAAGAAAGAGAGCTTTTATTCCCAAGAGTTCCAGCAAAACTCCGAGAATTCTCACTGGGCCAGTCATTGTGGTCTGGCAGAAGGAATGCTCCAATTGGCTGGCCTGAGTCATGTGACATCCCTGGAACTTGTTGGGGTGATGGTGTCAGATGGAAAGTCTGAGGAAGGGAGGTGCTGTTCTCCAGaggaaaataagtgaaattgcCAGAAGAAAAGGGAATGGATGAAGCTGGCCCCGTGGTgtcatggttaagtttgcacactcgacttcagcagcctggggttcacagattcggatcccaggtggggacctacacaccgctcatcaagccatgcagtggcagcatctcacatacaaagtggaggaagactggcacagctgttagcttggggccaatcttccttaccaaaaaaaaaaaaaagaaagaaaagaaagaaagaaaagggaatggATGCAGGGGGAGCAGAACCAACAGGCTTCTACTTCattgctgtttaatttttttttaacatatacgtgtattacttttattactttaaaGAGTAGTGAGCTAAAAAAATAGTGGAATATACATATGACAcacatgaatctcaaaaacattacgcTGGAACATTATGGGAAAGAAAGCAGACACAAGAAACTATCCGCTGTGTGACTCCGTCTATATGAAGTCCTGGACGAGGCAAAACCAAGCTTTGGCGGAAGAGGTCATTGCAGTGGTTGCCCCTGAGAGGCGGGGTGGGGACTCACTGGGAAGGGCACGAAGGAACCTTCTGGAACGATGGTGTCTTGTTAAGGCTGCGGGTAATACAGGTGCCTGCAAAACTCATCCAACAGTTCACTTAAGATTCGTACATTTCTTAGtaggtaaaatatttattttacctaaaagtgaaaaacgatggataaatggataaggaAATCAGTAAACCCACCTCTTTATTCTTGACCTATATGCTGCCAGCGCCCATGATGGAGAGCTTTTCCGAGAACCTCCAAAGGCCCCCGGTCCAGCCACCATCACCTCCTCTCTGGGTTCTCAGCTCCGCCCTCACCCTCAGATCCTGGTCCCCACCTGCAGCCAGAGGGCTCCCGTGAAAACCCTCTGCCCAGaaccctccatggctccccactCCCTCAGATTAAAACCCAAGGCCATCCTTGCCAAAGCCCACGGGGTCCTGCACGATCAGCCTCCAAAAtcctcccagcctcacctctcctcctcctcctccttccctctgctccgGTCACAACAGCCTCCTTGGACCAGCcattctcctgcctcccttcgtgctggctgttccctctgcctgagatGCTGTTCCACCGGCCAGCTCTTTGTCtcactccctcaccccttccaggtcagttcaaatgtcacctcctcagagaggccctccctgactACTCTACACGATAGCCAGTTCTCCCTCTCACAGACTGGCCCTCTCCTCGACCCTTTCCTGCTTTATAGCCCAACACAGTCCTCACCGCGCTGACGTATCATCACCTCCCTCCTCATGTGTGGTCTGTCTCCCCACCAGAACGTGAAAGCCCGGATGAAAGAGGAAGCTGGAGCCGACTTCCTCCGCAGCCCCCCAGGGCCGCATCCTGGACCCCCCTCCCTGGGGCCGTGCGAGCCTTTCCTGATGGACCAGGTGTAACCAGAGGGACTGACTACATCCTGAGAGGCACCTAAGCATCTTGGCCAATTGTGGCTTTTCCCCCAGAGGGGGCGGGGAAAAAGAAGCCTTTTACCTGGTCTTCACGTGCTCGTCTCCAGGACCCAAAGAGCTCCCGGGTCCTCAAAGTCCAGCTCCCCTTGTGGTCTCTTGTGCGTCTTCCCTCCGTGACGAGCTCCACTCACTTTTCGCACGGCCCTCATCTTGACCCCGagcatcttcctcttcctcaagtGTGAGCCCCCTCCAACCTACGTGCGCCTTAGAAATCTCAGGACAAACTGTTAAAGATGCAGATTCCGAGCACAGCCACAACCCCCAAGGACCCCGACTCAGTAGGTGGTGCCCAGAAACGGCATCTTTAACAAAGACCCCAGGGGACCCCATGAGGTGGCCACCCTGGTTCAGGAGCCCCTAGCAGGAGACGGGCTTGGGCAGGAGAAAGCTGGGTTTTTAGCTCAAAGATCTCAGTTTCCGtccaaggggaggggaaggaagggctTTTGCCTTCCGGCTGCTTTTAAAAGTAAACTAGCCTTTTCAGAGAATCCACAGCACCAGTTACCTGttctagaaagttctagaaaCTCCAAGACCTGTGGGAGAGGCCTTCACATTGGCGGAAGGCCACAGAACAAAGAGGAAAGACATCTCCATGGCTGCTTCTCTCAGGAAAAAGTGACAGCCCCTGAagcttgaacccaggtctgacaGCAGCCCACGCCAGGCTGGGGGTCTAGGAAAGTCTGCACTGCTCAGCATAGGAACTCTTTTCTCAAATTAAATAGTCCACACCAGCTCCATCTATAAAGGAGACTcaagaggggccagcctcgtggctaaattctgtgctctgctttggtggcccggggtttgccagttaggatcctgggtgtggacctacacaccattcatcaggccatgacgaggcggcgtcccacatagaagaattagaatgacctacaactagcatatacaactatgtactggggctttggggagaaaaagaaaaaaagaggaacattggcaatagatgttagctcagggccagtcttcctcaccaaaaaaaaaaaaaaaaagcatgcaaaaaaaaaaaaagactcaagatACTTTGCTAAACTTTATTTTATAACATATACAGTTACAAATCATGGTGTTACTTTGTTAACACAATGAAGCCCTTCCGGACCTGATTTTGAAATGAGTTGCTGGAGAGTCGCAGGCTTGCATCACCTTGAGAGTCCGATTCACTCCTGGGTTTTGCTTTGCACAAACCCAAGGAAAACCTTGACGCACAGATGAACAGCTGCAAATGCAgaccattctctttttctctccgcATCGCCCGTGGCACTCATCCAGGCTCTTGACATCAATTGTCACAAGAAACGTGTTTTCAAAGTTGAGTCACTAATGACATCTAACAACTGTTTACATCCTTTATCACGAAAACTGAAGCCAGAAGAGAGACTGTGAAACGCAGAGGGCTACAACTTTCTAGGATAGGATATTATTAGTGTGGGCCACGTTAATACATTTATTTGCTATCACACAACCAAAAATCACAAGAGCACGTGACGTGAATTACACAGGAAACTGCTTTCAGAGTGTCCCCTTACGGAGCATGCGCGGGATGGAAGCTCCCCCACGTGTAACCTTTCCCATCCGTCACGACAAGAAATTCATGATACGCAAACAGATGGCAGAAACAATTAATTCGAGACCTGTGCAAAAACGAGTTAACTCAGGAACACAAGGTCTCATTTTGACAGTCTCCTATGTCACTGGTTTGGCTTACAACATACTCGAGTAgtcatttttcagtcttttttttttttaaatacatgaaaaaatagaTTCGGATTATATCTCTGAGCGCACCTGGGTCTCCCCAGGATGGTCTGGACACCACGGGTCTCGGGAGCCCTGCCCGTCCCCCTGCACGCACGCACACGGGACATGTGTTTCACTCGGGTCTATTCAGAGGACAGAAATTCAcagccaattttttaaaaaaatttttccctctCTTACTATAAGGTGAGAAGTGTCTTCAACCTCAAAGATGTTGAGATTTCGGTGGCACTGGATGGAGTTAGAGCCGGGAAGCCGGGAAGGCCCAGGTCCTGCCCCACCCATCACCCCTCAGCCCTCCAGGCTTCTTGAGACAACGGTGTTACCCCAAATGAGAACCCAAGGACCATGATTATTAACAGAACCTAAAACTCAAATACCTCAAGCCCTAAGCGGatattctttttccccaaaactaACTCCTGGGACCTTACCACGCTCGGGTTAGATAACGGGAGGAGCTAAAGACCAGGAGGAGCAAGGAAGCCACGTCTGCGTTGACAGTCTCGGTTTAACTTCTCTGCGGTCAAAACGCAGAAAAGGTGGAAGGGAGAACACCGCCACCCTGCTCTTCAACAAGCCCTGCAGAGGTCGGCTGAGCATCGGGAAGAGGAAGCAGGGAATGGAGGAGAAAGGCTGAACCTGGATAAGCCTAAGAGCGACCCCGCCCATGTATGAAGATGAATGTTCTAGAACTTTCTCCATCTGCTTGGAGACTCTCCAACCTCTGCAGGTGGATCTAGGAGGAAGCGAAAAAGCAGGCCCGGCAGAAGATCTCATGGGTCATGTACCTCTGAGAGCCGGATGTCTTCAACCTGGGTCCCTAAAAGAGCCCCAAGTCTTGGTTCATTCAATGACAAGAGAAGGCTTTGTTCCCACCTGGGAACTTCATCCTCGGTCTCCTTTCAACTCCTCAGGTATAGgtggtccccccccccccccagtcaaAGCCTTCTGGGTGCTGTGGATAAATCAGAACAGCTCAAGAGGGGAAGCAAGGAAAGGCGTCACTTGgcacatttcttttccttccttggaCTTTATGAGTCTTTGAACATTTCTATCGCCCCCGACCAGGACTCTGGAAAACGCCACCCTCGGGGCCACCTACCGTGATGAAGAATATAGCCCCAAAGCACTCAATTTTTATCCAGGGAGATAGATCAGATGGAGAGGCAGAATGACTGAGAATACCAGAGCAACACGCATCACCATAACTTAGGTTGGTGGGTTCGCTTTGCCACCAACTGCCCCCATGGGTGTCCCCAGTGTTGGCCTTCAGGGACTCCCAGGAGAGAGGTCAGGGCTCTCGCCGTCTAAAACCTGAAGTGGTGTGTCACCTGCTTCTTCCGCTGCACTGGGGCCCTCCTCATGGACCACTGGCCCCTCCACCCCCTGGGGCCCCTCCCCCCTCAACCACTCGTTGACACAACCCAAATGACTTCCCTTGTCATTCTCGCCATTGGAGGTGTGAGGAGGGTCTTCTGGCTTGGCCTCTGGACCCTGTGACGTCGAGGCTGGTGACTCATCGGGCTGTGGGCCTCGTGGGGCCTTCTGAGCTGCTGCATCCCGTCTCAGGCCTGGTCCTCTCCTTGGCATCACCGGCTTCTTCTTGGCATCTTCCGAATCAACAAGGACATAAGAGACATGGCCCAAGCTCACCTTCTTGTTCTTCTTCGTGGGGGCAGGGCGCTTTGCCGAGGCCCAGCCCACCGCCTTCTTCTTTGGGGGGCCCTCCCGACCACCAGCTTGCTCCGACTCGGAGGCAACTCCAGGGCTCGCAGCTGCGGACCGTGCACGGGGAGGTGGGTTGCTGGGAGCCTTCCAGACACATTTCCCCACGGGCTTCTTCCAAGCTGACTCCTCCTGCTTCACACAGggctttttcttgttcctgatgtATTCTGAGATCTCCATATTCTCAGCATCACCAGCCTCAGGACCCTCCAAGGAGGCTGAGCTGTTGGAACAATTGCCTTTGGCTTTCTTCCAGGGCCCTGGTTCCTGCTGGGGGtggtttttctgcttctttctcctggaGCCAGTCTTAGCACCAGCCTTGTGAACGAAAGGTTTGGGAGGGTCGCCTTCATCTCCCATGTCATGCCAGCTGTCCGGGTTCTCCATCTTCAAGGCAGAGCTCACCTCGGCAGCCCGCCCCGGCTCCTTCTTGATCTTCCTCCCTGCTGCTGAAGCCAAGGCGGCTACCACCCCGGCCTCAGCCGCCTCCTGGGCCCTAGCTTCCTCGCGGCGGCGCATCTCAGCATCCATGTAGAAGACCACTTGCACCGTGGCTCCCAGGAGCACCCCCAAAGCTTCCGCCCAGCTCTCTGGGGGCTGATCCCGATTCTGGGGCGCTGGGGGGTGGTTGAGTTGGAGCAGGTGGACCACATCCTCCCAGGTGCGCCCCTCAGTATCCAGGAATtcattgagattttttaaaaactcagcatCCTGGGTGGGATCTCTACAGACCACCCTCCAGACGCCCCCCCTTCCTGGAAATTCCCGGGGGATGGCCCTCAGATTCACACCCTCGCTGACCTCAATGAGGACAGCTTTGGCATTCTCTTCCCTCAGAAAAATCTTGTTGAGCACGAGGTACTGGCCCAGCGGGGAGAGGACCCCATTCAACGTCTCCTCGATCTCCGCTTGGCCACAGTCCTCCGGGATGCCCGTGACCAACAGGGACCTGTGGATGTCCACCTCCATCCCCCGGCACCAGTCCTCCAGAAGATTCATGGCCATGGCCGCGGACACCTGGCGGCTCGAATCCCACGTGTAGGGAGGAGTCTACGCGGGCTGCAGTGGTCTCCGGATATTAATCCTGCAAGGTGACAGGAGAGGGAGGTCAGGGTTCGGGGAACATGGCCAGAGTCAGAGCCCTCTGCTGTCCCCTCCGCGGCTGGCCCGCAGGAGGCCTCGCGCTCTCCCCACGCCCTCCTCCCCACGCCGGCCCCGGTGCTCACACGTGTCCTGGAACCAGCGACAAGCGCGCTCGGCCACCCCTCCGCGGGCCTGGCTCTCGGCCGCCGGGCAGGGATCCGGCAGCCCCGCCTCCGACCGCCCGGGCGGGCCAGGGACAGGCCGCCGGGGTGCAGCCGCCCGCCAGGCGCCAGCTCGGCCGGAGAGGGCTAGTGATCGCGCCCGCGTCCGCGCGCCCGGCGGGTCCCCGCCTGGATCCCAGCAGCTGCGCGGAGCCGAGGCCCGGGCCGCAGCGCGCGCATGCGCACTCGCTCCCGCGCCGCCGCGTCGCGGTCTCCATGGCAACCGCCAGCACGTGGGCTCTGCGATTGGGCCCGGGGCGCCCGGGGGCGGGGCGTCTGTGCGGCTGTTCCCGGAGCAGCGGGTCTGCGTGGTCTCCGATTGCTCCCCCGAATCCGTGCTTTCCACCCTTCCCCACTCCACGTGGGTCTCAGGGACGGGGGTGCGGTGTCCTGGCCCCTAGTGCTGCGTGAACTAGCCCcactcttctctgcctctctctggggTTCAGCCAGTGGGACTCCTGGGAGACCCCAGAAATCAGGGGGCGAAAGGAAAGAGCAGCTTTAATCCCCCTGAGCTCTtctgacaaacccacagctgctCTCGGGAGCCCCGTCCTTCAGTTAACAGGGTTTCAGGAATTTCCAGAAGCTTCTAGAAACtccccctcctttttcttccccgTCTTCCCACCCTTCAAGCCTAGGGGCCGTCCGTCATCTTTTCTTGCTGGCTTCCTCGGTTTGCTGCCTACGGGCAACACCTTTGTTAATAGTTATTGAAACGCTCCTCTGTGACCCACTTTGCGTGGCCACGTAAGTCCTGTCAGGCCCTCACTCATACGCTTGGCAATGTCCCGTCCTAACTGTGCAGTCTCGGACGAGCAATTTGAGCTCTCTgagctccttcctcttctccacaATAAGAACACCAGTTAAAACCTTCCTGGTCTGGAAATTTTGAGGATTCGTGGAGATCACATGTGAAAGATGCACGGATATCCAGTTTTGGCCTGGGTGGTCAACCAAAATCTGTTATTTGGATTCCATTTTGGAACTGGCCTTTGTAAGCCCAAAGAGCTGAATACCTATTTCAGTGTCATCTCTGGCGTCCCTGAACTCGGGCGTGAGCAATGTTTGTGTGATGGCCCAAGTTCCCATCATATTTCCGGCGTCATTCAAATTGTTAAATCTGAATATTCACATTCCAATAAACGCTCTAGCTATAAGAAGAGTTTTAAAATCTCACTTGTCTTACTTGTTGAAATTCTATGAATCAGCTGGAGAATGAATATGTATCATTATGCAGTGGTTTATAAGGATAACTATAAATTCCTTGACACTCCTGTTGACAAGTGTGGACCAGTGTCCCATCCTCTTGAACAGAGCAGACTTGTAACTGCTTTGACCAACAGACAGTCTGGTAGGAGGGAAATGATGGAACCAGGAGAGTATCTGGAAGGGAAGCTATGTGACTTTCCAGGCTTGGCTATAAAAAGCCATGCAACTTCTTCCTTGCTCTCTTGGATCCCTGAGCTTCGAAAAAAGAAGTTCCGCTATCCTCTGCCTGCCATGCTGGGAGGAAGACCAAGCCACGTGGAGAAACCACCTGTGTGCGCTCCACTCAACAgttcccagctgagcccagccttcaAATGACCTCAGCCCAGGCACCAGACATGCGAATAAAGAAACTTCCAGATGATTCTAGCCCCCAACCGCTTGAGTCACTCTCCAAGCATTTACATCATCCCACTTGAGACCCAGACATGGCGTAGCAGAAACAAACCTTCTCCCTTTTACCAGGTGTGAATTCCTGAGCCGTGGAATCAATGAGTATCAGAAAACAGTTGTTGGTCTacaccactaagttttggggtggcttGTGATGCAGACGTAGATAACAGGAAGATATTGCAAAAGTAGAATGCAGCAAGAATTAGTGATGGTGGACAAAGCACTACCACAAAAGAAAACTGGGAGCCACCATCTTAAGTCAGCCCCTGAAAAGATTCCCCAAAGCAGCTTTTGCTCGCGGTGCCCAAAGTTTCATTTCATGAGATGGCTTCCATGAAACAGCGTCATCACCATCAACCAGATCTTCCAGCTTGTGAGTTGAAGAAATGATAAATCTTCTGCTTTAGGCAGTTCCTTTTAGCAAGGAAGGAAAGCTGGATGGTTTGGTGACATGTCACCATCAGCAGAACCAGTAAAAAATGTTCCTTCGTCAACCATTTAGTTTCATCAGTGGGCAGCAGAGGAGCGAGCTTGTCGCTGACGGTGCTATAAAAGTCTACTGGctactgcattttttaaaacaaaattgtggTACAAATTTAAAGGTTTTGCTAGAGTTTCAGATGTATGCTTCTATTTTCTAAAGTTCATCCTATGATggtg comes from Equus asinus isolate D_3611 breed Donkey chromosome 26, EquAss-T2T_v2, whole genome shotgun sequence and encodes:
- the PNMA8A gene encoding paraneoplastic antigen-like protein 8A, which gives rise to MAMNLLEDWCRGMEVDIHRSLLVTGIPEDCGQAEIEETLNGVLSPLGQYLVLNKIFLREENAKAVLIEVSEGVNLRAIPREFPGRGGVWRVVCRDPTQDAEFLKNLNEFLDTEGRTWEDVVHLLQLNHPPAPQNRDQPPESWAEALGVLLGATVQVVFYMDAEMRRREEARAQEAAEAGVVAALASAAGRKIKKEPGRAAEVSSALKMENPDSWHDMGDEGDPPKPFVHKAGAKTGSRRKKQKNHPQQEPGPWKKAKGNCSNSSASLEGPEAGDAENMEISEYIRNKKKPCVKQEESAWKKPVGKCVWKAPSNPPPRARSAAASPGVASESEQAGGREGPPKKKAVGWASAKRPAPTKKNKKVSLGHVSYVLVDSEDAKKKPVMPRRGPGLRRDAAAQKAPRGPQPDESPASTSQGPEAKPEDPPHTSNGENDKGSHLGCVNEWLRGEGPQGVEGPVVHEEGPSAAEEAGDTPLQVLDGESPDLSPGSP